A genomic window from Solanum stenotomum isolate F172 chromosome 10, ASM1918654v1, whole genome shotgun sequence includes:
- the LOC125841814 gene encoding SUPPRESSOR OF ABI3-5 isoform X5 — MNESHGRALEGYRGVHEPDFRAGGSFDDRRFLDDRFSRDGVYPRGAYHRDILEGEHYRHPPAAVGHWPQTRGRSYEEVYPVERDSRRHEKPYVDSYHEIREADKYHEINTSRDGYHSFDNYPDAGFDRPARYGGREHDDPYDDYDYKHRMAHPNREDSRERDYEYSRYSYDSDYERGSRRDGNWRRRESHERERDKESSRERDPSPYRRHEHSRSRSRGHDDRLRSRSPRSRSHSHSHREDSYDDGRYDRSERRRDRDDKRYHENYSVAPSATVVVKGLSQKTTEEDLYQILAEWGPLRHVRVIKERNSGISRGFAFIDFPSVDAAQAMMDKLGDEGLVVDGRKLFFEYSSKPTGGPGGLDSASRSNHGHHRSMTVPSDWMCTICGCVNFARRTSCFQCNEPRTDDAPPADMASSNSSSLGRRGEAGPTHVLVVRGLDENADEEMLRYEFSKHAPIKDLRLVRDKFTHVSRGFAFVHFYSVEEATKALEATNGTTLEKNGQLLRVAYAKSILGPGSGASQASSLAAAAIEAATFSQQYDAVGWAPKEYNPDDKLSTGGQEHSGEVAGQNSAPQSGFVWDEASGYYYDATSGFYYDGNTGLYYDGNNGIWYTYDQKTQQYLPCTNQNENKPAAGQTETAKSSDGSNTKKVVISAPASTIAGEKAASLPDAIQAAASAAIAAEKKEKEKAKEIKLASKSSILANKKKMSNVLSMWKQRSHEGQSPRVALEDSQTVGEDRSNSAGPAVKTKLKAEPLTARENPTASSVLVGSSTFQSLSSETQDRPRSHTNSSGGTLKGVIRGSGLGVVKSDTLYTGSSGSASTSHTMPPTSGPSSLINADASAAPFRTDASALGSYTPPVPAGSKRRFSEMPSLPPPSIKEQSQATTAYRDRAAERRSLYGSSSAFGDDASEHGDSNRDSTFRRGVFDPTPFPPGVGGGRSAEANSQSFEVITADRAIDESNVGNRMLRNMGWQEGLGLGKDGSGMVEPVQAQSTGHRAGLGSQSKKVDPTLEAQSGDSYKTLIQKKAIARFREMS, encoded by the exons GGCTGGTGGTTCTTTTGATGATAGGAGGTTTCTAGACGATAGATTTTCAAGGGATGGTGTTTATCCCCGGGGTGCCTATCACCGTGATATACTGGAAGGAGAGCACTACCGTCATCCACCAGCAGCAGTTGGACACTGGCCTCAGACAAGGGGAAGAAGTTATGAAGAAGTGTACCCTGTGGAGAGGGATTCCAGGAGGCATGAGAAGCCGTACGTTGATTCATATCATGAAATTCGTGAAGCTGATAAGTATCATGAGATTAACACATCCAGAGATGGTTATCACAGTTTTGACAACTACCCTGATGCTGGATTTGACAGGCCTGCTAGGTACGGGGGACGGGAGCATGATGACCcctatgatgattatgactacAAACATCGTATGGCTCACCCCAACAGAGAGGATAGCCGTGAAAGAGACTATGAGTACAGTAGATATAGTTATGACTCAGACTATGAACGAGGCAGTAGGAGAGATGGTAATTGGAGACGACGTGAATCCCACGAGCGTGAACGTGACAAAGAATCGAGTCGTGAGAGGGATCCGAGTCCATATAGAAGGCATGAGCATTCACGTTCACGTTCTCGAGGTCATGATGATCGCCTGAGGTCAAGATCTCCTCGAAGTCGAAGTCATAGTCACAGTCACAGAGAGGACAGTTATGATGATGGCCGATACGATAGAAGTGAGAGACGAAGAGATCGTGAtgataaaagataccatgaaaATTATTCTGTG GCTCCTTCAGCGACTGTTGTTGTCAAAGGCCTTTCACAAAAAACTACTGAAGAAGATTTGTATCAGATCCTT gcTGAGTGGGGTCCCCTACGCCATGTTCGTGTGATCAAAGAACGAAATTCTGGCATTTCTCGTGGATTTGCTTTTATTGATTTCCCTTCTGTG GATGCGGCCCAAGCAATGATGGACAAACTTGGGGATGAGGGTCTAGTTGTGGATGGGAGGAAGCTTTTTTTTGAGTATAG TAGCAAGCCAACTGGAGGGCCTGGTGGTCTAGACAGTGCTTCAAGATCTAACCATGGTCACCACCGGAGCATGACTGTTCCATCTGATTGGATGTGTACCATCTGTGGATGTGTGAATTTTGCACGGCGGACATCTTGCTTTCAG TGTAATGAGCCACGAACAGATGATGCTCCCCCAGCAGATATGGCATCATCCAACTCTAGCTCTCTAGGGAGGAGAGGCGAAGCAG GTCCCACACATGTCTTGGTTGTCCGTGGATTAGATGAAAATGCGGACGAGGAGATGCTTCGTTATGAATTTTCCAAACATGCTCCTATTAAG GATCTTCGTCTTGTCAGAGACAAGTTCACTCACGTCTCAAGGGGATTTGCTTTTGTGCACTTCTATTCG GTGGAGGAAGCTACTAAAGCTCTTGAAGCAACAAATGGGACAACTTTAGAGAAGAATGGGCAGCTTCTTAGAGTTGCGTATGCAAAAAGTATCCTAGGACCAGGATCTGGTGCTTCTCAGGCTAGCAGCCTTGCTGCTGCTGCTATTGAAGCAGCAACTTTTTCTCAACAG TATGATGCTGTTGGATGGGCACCAAAAGAGTATAATCCTGATGATAAACTGTCCACTGGTGGACAAGAGCACAGTGGAGAAGTTGCTGGTCAAAATTCTGCTCCACAATCAGGATTTGTCTGGGATGAAGCATCTGGCTATTATTATGATGCGACTTCTGGTTTCTATTATGATGGAAATACag GGTTGTATTATGACGGTAACAATGGAATCTGGTATACTTATGATCAGAAGACTCAGCAATATTTACCCTGCACAAATCAGAATGAAAACAAACCAGCAGCAGGACAAACTGAAACTGCCAAGTCATCTGATGGTTCAAACACTAAGAAAGTCGTTATATCTGCACCAGCTTCTACAATAGCTGGTGAGAAGGCTGCCTCACTGCCAGATGCTATTCAGGCTGCTGCCTCAGCAGCAATAGCTGctgaaaagaaagagaaggagaaggcAAAAGAGATAAAACTTGCATCAAAAAGCAGCATCCTTGcgaataagaagaaaatgagtAATGTATTGTCAATGTGGAAGCAAAGAAGTCATGAAGGTCAATCCCCCCGTGTGGCTCTTGAAGACAGCCAGACAGTGGGTGAAGACAGATCTAACTCAGCAGGTCCAGCTGTAAAGACTAAGTTAAAAGCTGAGCCTTTGACAGCTAGAGAGAATCCTACCGCCAGTTCAGTACTTGTAGGAAGCTCAACTTTTCAATCTCTGAGTTCCGAGACTCAGGATAGGCCTAGGTCTCATACTAACAGCTCTGGGGGTACTCTGAAGGGCGTCATAAGAGGTTCTGGTTTAGGAGTGGTGAAATCGGATACTCTATATACAGGATCATCTGGAAGTGCATCCACGTCACACACCATGCCACCAACCTCAGGTCCATCTTCATTAATAAATGCAGATGCCTCTGCAGCACCCTTTAGGACAGATGCATCGGCATTGGGTTCTTATACACCCCCAGTACCAGCTGGTAGTAAAAGAAGGTTCTCAGAGATGCCATCACTGCCTCCTCCATCTATTAAGGAACAGTCTCAGGCTACAACTGCATACCGAGACCGTGCTGCTGAGCGGAGGAGCTTATATGGTTCATCTTCAGCTTTTGGAGATGATGCATCAGAACATGGAGATTCAA ATCGGGACTCAACATTCAGAAGAGGTGTTTTTGATCCAACTCCTTTCCCCCCTGGTGTTGGAGGTGGACGTAGTGCAGAAGCGAATAGTCAGAGCTTTGAGGTTATCACGGCTGACCGGGCTATAGACGAGAGTAATGTGGGAAATCGTATGCTTCGCAACATGGGATGGCAGGAGGGCTTG GGATTGGGGAAGGATGGAAGTGGTATGGTAGAGCCAGTCCAAGCTCAAAGCACTGGACATAGAGCCGGACTGGGAAGTCAGTCCAAGAAGGTGGACCCAACCCTTGAAGCACAGTCCGGTGACAGTTACAAGACTCTCATTCAAAAAAAGGCTATTGCTAGATTCAGAGAGATGTCATAA
- the LOC125841814 gene encoding SUPPRESSOR OF ABI3-5 isoform X7 — protein MDPGRYGPHQGWENNSALEGYRGVHEPDFRAGGSFDDRRFLDDRFSRDGVYPRGAYHRDILEGEHYRHPPAAVGHWPQTRGRSYEEVYPVERDSRRHEKPPARYGGREHDDPYDDYDYKHRMAHPNREDSRERDYEYSRYSYDSDYERGSRRDGNWRRRESHERERDKESSRERDPSPYRRHEHSRSRSRGHDDRLRSRSPRSRSHSHSHREDSYDDGRYDRSERRRDRDDKRYHENYSVAPSATVVVKGLSQKTTEEDLYQILAEWGPLRHVRVIKERNSGISRGFAFIDFPSVDAAQAMMDKLGDEGLVVDGRKLFFEYSSKPTGGPGGLDSASRSNHGHHRSMTVPSDWMCTICGCVNFARRTSCFQCNEPRTDDAPPADMASSNSSSLGRRGEAGPTHVLVVRGLDENADEEMLRYEFSKHAPIKDLRLVRDKFTHVSRGFAFVHFYSVEEATKALEATNGTTLEKNGQLLRVAYAKSILGPGSGASQASSLAAAAIEAATFSQQYDAVGWAPKEYNPDDKLSTGGQEHSGEVAGQNSAPQSGFVWDEASGYYYDATSGFYYDGNTGLYYDGNNGIWYTYDQKTQQYLPCTNQNENKPAAGQTETAKSSDGSNTKKVVISAPASTIAGEKAASLPDAIQAAASAAIAAEKKEKEKAKEIKLASKSSILANKKKMSNVLSMWKQRSHEGQSPRVALEDSQTVGEDRSNSAGPAVKTKLKAEPLTARENPTASSVLVGSSTFQSLSSETQDRPRSHTNSSGGTLKGVIRGSGLGVVKSDTLYTGSSGSASTSHTMPPTSGPSSLINADASAAPFRTDASALGSYTPPVPAGSKRRFSEMPSLPPPSIKEQSQATTAYRDRAAERRSLYGSSSAFGDDASEHGDSNRDSTFRRGVFDPTPFPPGVGGGRSAEANSQSFEVITADRAIDESNVGNRMLRNMGWQEGLGLGKDGSGMVEPVQAQSTGHRAGLGSQSKKVDPTLEAQSGDSYKTLIQKKAIARFREMS, from the exons GGCTGGTGGTTCTTTTGATGATAGGAGGTTTCTAGACGATAGATTTTCAAGGGATGGTGTTTATCCCCGGGGTGCCTATCACCGTGATATACTGGAAGGAGAGCACTACCGTCATCCACCAGCAGCAGTTGGACACTGGCCTCAGACAAGGGGAAGAAGTTATGAAGAAGTGTACCCTGTGGAGAGGGATTCCAGGAGGCATGAGAAGCC GCCTGCTAGGTACGGGGGACGGGAGCATGATGACCcctatgatgattatgactacAAACATCGTATGGCTCACCCCAACAGAGAGGATAGCCGTGAAAGAGACTATGAGTACAGTAGATATAGTTATGACTCAGACTATGAACGAGGCAGTAGGAGAGATGGTAATTGGAGACGACGTGAATCCCACGAGCGTGAACGTGACAAAGAATCGAGTCGTGAGAGGGATCCGAGTCCATATAGAAGGCATGAGCATTCACGTTCACGTTCTCGAGGTCATGATGATCGCCTGAGGTCAAGATCTCCTCGAAGTCGAAGTCATAGTCACAGTCACAGAGAGGACAGTTATGATGATGGCCGATACGATAGAAGTGAGAGACGAAGAGATCGTGAtgataaaagataccatgaaaATTATTCTGTG GCTCCTTCAGCGACTGTTGTTGTCAAAGGCCTTTCACAAAAAACTACTGAAGAAGATTTGTATCAGATCCTT gcTGAGTGGGGTCCCCTACGCCATGTTCGTGTGATCAAAGAACGAAATTCTGGCATTTCTCGTGGATTTGCTTTTATTGATTTCCCTTCTGTG GATGCGGCCCAAGCAATGATGGACAAACTTGGGGATGAGGGTCTAGTTGTGGATGGGAGGAAGCTTTTTTTTGAGTATAG TAGCAAGCCAACTGGAGGGCCTGGTGGTCTAGACAGTGCTTCAAGATCTAACCATGGTCACCACCGGAGCATGACTGTTCCATCTGATTGGATGTGTACCATCTGTGGATGTGTGAATTTTGCACGGCGGACATCTTGCTTTCAG TGTAATGAGCCACGAACAGATGATGCTCCCCCAGCAGATATGGCATCATCCAACTCTAGCTCTCTAGGGAGGAGAGGCGAAGCAG GTCCCACACATGTCTTGGTTGTCCGTGGATTAGATGAAAATGCGGACGAGGAGATGCTTCGTTATGAATTTTCCAAACATGCTCCTATTAAG GATCTTCGTCTTGTCAGAGACAAGTTCACTCACGTCTCAAGGGGATTTGCTTTTGTGCACTTCTATTCG GTGGAGGAAGCTACTAAAGCTCTTGAAGCAACAAATGGGACAACTTTAGAGAAGAATGGGCAGCTTCTTAGAGTTGCGTATGCAAAAAGTATCCTAGGACCAGGATCTGGTGCTTCTCAGGCTAGCAGCCTTGCTGCTGCTGCTATTGAAGCAGCAACTTTTTCTCAACAG TATGATGCTGTTGGATGGGCACCAAAAGAGTATAATCCTGATGATAAACTGTCCACTGGTGGACAAGAGCACAGTGGAGAAGTTGCTGGTCAAAATTCTGCTCCACAATCAGGATTTGTCTGGGATGAAGCATCTGGCTATTATTATGATGCGACTTCTGGTTTCTATTATGATGGAAATACag GGTTGTATTATGACGGTAACAATGGAATCTGGTATACTTATGATCAGAAGACTCAGCAATATTTACCCTGCACAAATCAGAATGAAAACAAACCAGCAGCAGGACAAACTGAAACTGCCAAGTCATCTGATGGTTCAAACACTAAGAAAGTCGTTATATCTGCACCAGCTTCTACAATAGCTGGTGAGAAGGCTGCCTCACTGCCAGATGCTATTCAGGCTGCTGCCTCAGCAGCAATAGCTGctgaaaagaaagagaaggagaaggcAAAAGAGATAAAACTTGCATCAAAAAGCAGCATCCTTGcgaataagaagaaaatgagtAATGTATTGTCAATGTGGAAGCAAAGAAGTCATGAAGGTCAATCCCCCCGTGTGGCTCTTGAAGACAGCCAGACAGTGGGTGAAGACAGATCTAACTCAGCAGGTCCAGCTGTAAAGACTAAGTTAAAAGCTGAGCCTTTGACAGCTAGAGAGAATCCTACCGCCAGTTCAGTACTTGTAGGAAGCTCAACTTTTCAATCTCTGAGTTCCGAGACTCAGGATAGGCCTAGGTCTCATACTAACAGCTCTGGGGGTACTCTGAAGGGCGTCATAAGAGGTTCTGGTTTAGGAGTGGTGAAATCGGATACTCTATATACAGGATCATCTGGAAGTGCATCCACGTCACACACCATGCCACCAACCTCAGGTCCATCTTCATTAATAAATGCAGATGCCTCTGCAGCACCCTTTAGGACAGATGCATCGGCATTGGGTTCTTATACACCCCCAGTACCAGCTGGTAGTAAAAGAAGGTTCTCAGAGATGCCATCACTGCCTCCTCCATCTATTAAGGAACAGTCTCAGGCTACAACTGCATACCGAGACCGTGCTGCTGAGCGGAGGAGCTTATATGGTTCATCTTCAGCTTTTGGAGATGATGCATCAGAACATGGAGATTCAA ATCGGGACTCAACATTCAGAAGAGGTGTTTTTGATCCAACTCCTTTCCCCCCTGGTGTTGGAGGTGGACGTAGTGCAGAAGCGAATAGTCAGAGCTTTGAGGTTATCACGGCTGACCGGGCTATAGACGAGAGTAATGTGGGAAATCGTATGCTTCGCAACATGGGATGGCAGGAGGGCTTG GGATTGGGGAAGGATGGAAGTGGTATGGTAGAGCCAGTCCAAGCTCAAAGCACTGGACATAGAGCCGGACTGGGAAGTCAGTCCAAGAAGGTGGACCCAACCCTTGAAGCACAGTCCGGTGACAGTTACAAGACTCTCATTCAAAAAAAGGCTATTGCTAGATTCAGAGAGATGTCATAA
- the LOC125841814 gene encoding SUPPRESSOR OF ABI3-5 isoform X1: MDPGRYGPHQGWENNSALEGYRGVHEPDFRAGGSFDDRRFLDDRFSRDGVYPRGAYHRDILEGEHYRHPPAAVGHWPQTRGRSYEEVYPVERDSRRHEKPYVDSYHEIREADKYHEINTSRDGYHSFDNYPDAGFDRPARYGGREHDDPYDDYDYKHRMAHPNREDSRERDYEYSRYSYDSDYERGSRRDGNWRRRESHERERDKESSRERDPSPYRRHEHSRSRSRGHDDRLRSRSPRSRSHSHSHREDSYDDGRYDRSERRRDRDDKRYHENYSVAPSATVVVKGLSQKTTEEDLYQILAEWGPLRHVRVIKERNSGISRGFAFIDFPSVDAAQAMMDKLGDEGLVVDGRKLFFEYSSKPTGGPGGLDSASRSNHGHHRSMTVPSDWMCTICGCVNFARRTSCFQCNEPRTDDAPPADMASSNSSSLGRRGEAGPTHVLVVRGLDENADEEMLRYEFSKHAPIKDLRLVRDKFTHVSRGFAFVHFYSVEEATKALEATNGTTLEKNGQLLRVAYAKSILGPGSGASQASSLAAAAIEAATFSQQYDAVGWAPKEYNPDDKLSTGGQEHSGEVAGQNSAPQSGFVWDEASGYYYDATSGFYYDGNTGLYYDGNNGIWYTYDQKTQQYLPCTNQNENKPAAGQTETAKSSDGSNTKKVVISAPASTIAGEKAASLPDAIQAAASAAIAAEKKEKEKAKEIKLASKSSILANKKKMSNVLSMWKQRSHEGQSPRVALEDSQTVGEDRSNSAGPAVKTKLKAEPLTARENPTASSVLVGSSTFQSLSSETQDRPRSHTNSSGGTLKGVIRGSGLGVVKSDTLYTGSSGSASTSHTMPPTSGPSSLINADASAAPFRTDASALGSYTPPVPAGSKRRFSEMPSLPPPSIKEQSQATTAYRDRAAERRSLYGSSSAFGDDASEHGDSNRDSTFRRGVFDPTPFPPGVGGGRSAEANSQSFEVITADRAIDESNVGNRMLRNMGWQEGLGLGKDGSGMVEPVQAQSTGHRAGLGSQSKKVDPTLEAQSGDSYKTLIQKKAIARFREMS; the protein is encoded by the exons GGCTGGTGGTTCTTTTGATGATAGGAGGTTTCTAGACGATAGATTTTCAAGGGATGGTGTTTATCCCCGGGGTGCCTATCACCGTGATATACTGGAAGGAGAGCACTACCGTCATCCACCAGCAGCAGTTGGACACTGGCCTCAGACAAGGGGAAGAAGTTATGAAGAAGTGTACCCTGTGGAGAGGGATTCCAGGAGGCATGAGAAGCCGTACGTTGATTCATATCATGAAATTCGTGAAGCTGATAAGTATCATGAGATTAACACATCCAGAGATGGTTATCACAGTTTTGACAACTACCCTGATGCTGGATTTGACAGGCCTGCTAGGTACGGGGGACGGGAGCATGATGACCcctatgatgattatgactacAAACATCGTATGGCTCACCCCAACAGAGAGGATAGCCGTGAAAGAGACTATGAGTACAGTAGATATAGTTATGACTCAGACTATGAACGAGGCAGTAGGAGAGATGGTAATTGGAGACGACGTGAATCCCACGAGCGTGAACGTGACAAAGAATCGAGTCGTGAGAGGGATCCGAGTCCATATAGAAGGCATGAGCATTCACGTTCACGTTCTCGAGGTCATGATGATCGCCTGAGGTCAAGATCTCCTCGAAGTCGAAGTCATAGTCACAGTCACAGAGAGGACAGTTATGATGATGGCCGATACGATAGAAGTGAGAGACGAAGAGATCGTGAtgataaaagataccatgaaaATTATTCTGTG GCTCCTTCAGCGACTGTTGTTGTCAAAGGCCTTTCACAAAAAACTACTGAAGAAGATTTGTATCAGATCCTT gcTGAGTGGGGTCCCCTACGCCATGTTCGTGTGATCAAAGAACGAAATTCTGGCATTTCTCGTGGATTTGCTTTTATTGATTTCCCTTCTGTG GATGCGGCCCAAGCAATGATGGACAAACTTGGGGATGAGGGTCTAGTTGTGGATGGGAGGAAGCTTTTTTTTGAGTATAG TAGCAAGCCAACTGGAGGGCCTGGTGGTCTAGACAGTGCTTCAAGATCTAACCATGGTCACCACCGGAGCATGACTGTTCCATCTGATTGGATGTGTACCATCTGTGGATGTGTGAATTTTGCACGGCGGACATCTTGCTTTCAG TGTAATGAGCCACGAACAGATGATGCTCCCCCAGCAGATATGGCATCATCCAACTCTAGCTCTCTAGGGAGGAGAGGCGAAGCAG GTCCCACACATGTCTTGGTTGTCCGTGGATTAGATGAAAATGCGGACGAGGAGATGCTTCGTTATGAATTTTCCAAACATGCTCCTATTAAG GATCTTCGTCTTGTCAGAGACAAGTTCACTCACGTCTCAAGGGGATTTGCTTTTGTGCACTTCTATTCG GTGGAGGAAGCTACTAAAGCTCTTGAAGCAACAAATGGGACAACTTTAGAGAAGAATGGGCAGCTTCTTAGAGTTGCGTATGCAAAAAGTATCCTAGGACCAGGATCTGGTGCTTCTCAGGCTAGCAGCCTTGCTGCTGCTGCTATTGAAGCAGCAACTTTTTCTCAACAG TATGATGCTGTTGGATGGGCACCAAAAGAGTATAATCCTGATGATAAACTGTCCACTGGTGGACAAGAGCACAGTGGAGAAGTTGCTGGTCAAAATTCTGCTCCACAATCAGGATTTGTCTGGGATGAAGCATCTGGCTATTATTATGATGCGACTTCTGGTTTCTATTATGATGGAAATACag GGTTGTATTATGACGGTAACAATGGAATCTGGTATACTTATGATCAGAAGACTCAGCAATATTTACCCTGCACAAATCAGAATGAAAACAAACCAGCAGCAGGACAAACTGAAACTGCCAAGTCATCTGATGGTTCAAACACTAAGAAAGTCGTTATATCTGCACCAGCTTCTACAATAGCTGGTGAGAAGGCTGCCTCACTGCCAGATGCTATTCAGGCTGCTGCCTCAGCAGCAATAGCTGctgaaaagaaagagaaggagaaggcAAAAGAGATAAAACTTGCATCAAAAAGCAGCATCCTTGcgaataagaagaaaatgagtAATGTATTGTCAATGTGGAAGCAAAGAAGTCATGAAGGTCAATCCCCCCGTGTGGCTCTTGAAGACAGCCAGACAGTGGGTGAAGACAGATCTAACTCAGCAGGTCCAGCTGTAAAGACTAAGTTAAAAGCTGAGCCTTTGACAGCTAGAGAGAATCCTACCGCCAGTTCAGTACTTGTAGGAAGCTCAACTTTTCAATCTCTGAGTTCCGAGACTCAGGATAGGCCTAGGTCTCATACTAACAGCTCTGGGGGTACTCTGAAGGGCGTCATAAGAGGTTCTGGTTTAGGAGTGGTGAAATCGGATACTCTATATACAGGATCATCTGGAAGTGCATCCACGTCACACACCATGCCACCAACCTCAGGTCCATCTTCATTAATAAATGCAGATGCCTCTGCAGCACCCTTTAGGACAGATGCATCGGCATTGGGTTCTTATACACCCCCAGTACCAGCTGGTAGTAAAAGAAGGTTCTCAGAGATGCCATCACTGCCTCCTCCATCTATTAAGGAACAGTCTCAGGCTACAACTGCATACCGAGACCGTGCTGCTGAGCGGAGGAGCTTATATGGTTCATCTTCAGCTTTTGGAGATGATGCATCAGAACATGGAGATTCAA ATCGGGACTCAACATTCAGAAGAGGTGTTTTTGATCCAACTCCTTTCCCCCCTGGTGTTGGAGGTGGACGTAGTGCAGAAGCGAATAGTCAGAGCTTTGAGGTTATCACGGCTGACCGGGCTATAGACGAGAGTAATGTGGGAAATCGTATGCTTCGCAACATGGGATGGCAGGAGGGCTTG GGATTGGGGAAGGATGGAAGTGGTATGGTAGAGCCAGTCCAAGCTCAAAGCACTGGACATAGAGCCGGACTGGGAAGTCAGTCCAAGAAGGTGGACCCAACCCTTGAAGCACAGTCCGGTGACAGTTACAAGACTCTCATTCAAAAAAAGGCTATTGCTAGATTCAGAGAGATGTCATAA